ggagtaataatgtattactcagcttcccaaggagggtcccatggttctctatctcacaatgtccctcaaaccaacgtttttgctctcagatctctgagcaaaatggtttagggatggcaaatgcaagaatgagggatgctctgatagatttttagtatgagatgtattctaagctatgccggattctagaaatgcaataaactaaatgataagatgacaagattagtatgaatactatcctagcatactatatttagtctacgattgaactaaaatgataaagaaattattctaaacatgcatatttagtctaattcttgATTTAAGAgagactaaatgatgagcataaaatgatatatgggagattgaatgtatttgagcataagtatgatgttacaaatttgaaggatgactgtttaaaatggaggaatgagagctctatttatagcaagaacagggcaatggatggtcaggattgaaagagttgatcaagggttgagtttgaaagttggggatccatgtgcacaatttgcaccaatgaaatgatgacaagtgtcaacatagggttgggttgagagaagaggttggaggcattaaaggcctgagaagacctcatggttatctagagggtaagggtcaagcttaaattaggattacccactggattaagagttaatccaaggataaacctttgtgcaaatgattaagagataatcatggtcaaagcattaaaggcctgatgagacccttgggttggatgaaggttgagtcaaaacaaatgttttaaccatgtaagagggtttgagttaaccattaatggttattggagactttggggattaagtggttgaaggttgaaagccttcaatggttatcaaagactttgaggaattaagtggttgaagacttgaagcctttaatggctatcaaagactttgagggtttgagaagtgacttccctttgcttagggatgtgacaaagtttagaggaggggttaggttaattagaagcgattagaagattctagaagggattagaaaggggtttgggaaggcaagtggatggagggataataggatttaataaagtatttcattcaatttggttgcaatttggggaaattaaataaattagatttattcaatttaagataactatttaattaaatttgaatttaattaaaagtggataggggggatttaattgaataaaatgatttattcattaaatgggtacagtgaattttatttaaataaattgagtaatttacttaataaaatagaagaatgtggataatttaattaaattggattcaatcaaatagagaaatgaacataaaatattcatttaggaatatggtcatttttatacgtctacaataccaTTACAAATCTTTCCACATGTCACAATACAAATTTGCACATCATCATGGTAATGCTATTGAGAATTATAAACACATTATTAAAGCACACACGAGCATACATCATCCCAGGCATATTGCATGCTATTTTCAATCATGTTTCATCATTATCTAATCAATCCACCAAGGAGCCTAACTAAGGAGAACACAACCATCACTTGCCAAGTTCCCAAACTCTCTTCACATACATCACTTCACTCTAGGCACAAATATAATGAGTTGAGGTACATTTATAATAGCCAATCCATTATGCAACAACAAATTATTTAGGCAACAAAAAGATCAATTATACACATATGAATCTAAACTAGAACAAGACACAATCAATTTATAAATTCGAAAATGTTCACCTAATCATTCATAACATACCCCaccattcaaaattcaaatcaaataccatgtatttaatttttataaatCTAATCCTATTTTTATTATTCCAACTCTTATTTTTAATAGCCTAAATtgttataaataatatatatttttaattaatttggtATATCCATTTGACAATGCTTGGTTATATCCACTTGATCTCATAGACTGCCTAGTCAAGTACGTCACTaactaattatatttttttaatagagAATACATCCAACCCACGAGAACATCGTCCCCTTTCCCTAGGGGTTTGAGGTAGCATACAAAGAAAAATAGATAAACAGACAAATTGCTATTGTAGTTCGATCTTTTACGCTTACTACAACCAATCAACTTTCACATCTCAAAATCCAACGGCTGAAAACCCATCCCGACTTTTGCCACGGATCGTGGGTAACGGACAGATCCGACGGTCAAAATTGGCGCGCATGACAGACCAAATTGCTATAAATTAGTAAGGGATCACTAACTTCTATTTAACCGCGTTTCATTCAATTTGTCTGCATTCACAGGATTTTGAAGAGAGAAGGAAAAATGTCAGGAAGAGGAAAGGGCGGCAAGGGTTTGGGGAAGGGAGGCGCCAAAAGGCACAGGAAAGTACTCCGCGATAACATCCAGGGCATCACTAAGCCTGCCATTAGACGTCTGGCCAGGAGAGGGGGCGTTAAGCGTATCAGCGGCCTCATTTATGAGGAAACCAGGGGTGTACTGAAAATCTTTCTGGAGAATGTAATCAGGGATGCTGTTACGTATACTGAGCATGCACGCCGCAAGACAGTGACGGCCATGGATGTAGTCTATGCTCTCAAGAGGCAGGGCAGGACTTTGTACGGATTCGGCGGTTAAATATTGCCGAGGTCGAAGTTTTAATAGTGTTTCTGTAACGCCGtctcaacaattgaaatgcttgtGGTGTGCACAGGGCTGTTAGAATGGTTAAATGCAGTTGCTCTTTTTTTGTTCTATGAAGAATgaatatattgtaattttttttctgTTTAATTATAATATGGCAACATTGTTAATTCTGATTCCTTTGGAGTTCAGTGATGTTAAAGGTTGATTGATGTCACTTGTTAGTGGAAACCTTGTTACAAAGATGTCAAATGCATTTGTGCTGCACTAAATagcattttatttttgttgaagcGAATGTTGAAGTTGTTAATGTTTGTTGAGATGTGCCCATAGCTTGAGGGAAACCATTCCAACTTCAAAATTGATTGCGTAGTGGCCCTCAAAATTGTTGGAACTATCTGAGCAAACTTGTGACCTCATTACTAATGATGTGGCTAAATAGTCCCTTGATTGTGATCAATTGAAATGCAAATCAAatatatattttcttcattttattcagattttaaaaatatcatccaaTAATACAAGGCCAAGAGACTAGTATATTCATTGTAACTCATTACTAATGATGTGGCTAAATAGTCCCTTGATTGTGATCAATTGAAATGCAAATCAAAtatatatcttcattttattcagaTTTTAAAAATATCATTCAATAATACAAGGCCAAGAGACTAGTATATTCATTGTAATTCATTGCTTAAAAGTCCTTTTATTAGAGCATTTATTGTCACCATCCCATAGTTGGAGAGTGTGTCTAAGTATGCTCGATTTGTCAATATTTATATTTCCATCAACATTTATATTAGCAAACATGGGGGAATATCTAGCATAAGTATCACAAATGACATGATCAttgtcattgtcaacatcaacaatgtCTAACACAATGTTGAGGGATTTAACTTTTGGAGCAAGGTGTATTTACCAACACCTTAATTGAACTCCAGCTTTGGTGTAATCTTTGATGTACCCCTCAATGAATTTTAATATTGCCAAGTATCTTCAACATGTCCAAGGAGTGATACCAATATGTTGGACCAAGTATCAATAATATCAGTTTTAATTTTCTTACCCTTTTCCTTGGTTTCTCTTCAGCCTTTGTATTATCTTCAAGGTTTTTTTACAAGTTTTTGACTTTGATTTTCGTTAACTCTAGCTCTTACAATAGTGTTGTATTTGTTGAAGTTGATGACTCACCAACTTTTTGACGTGTTAAGAGTAGTACTATGACAATAGTCAGTTGATCTCTTAACAATGATGTtaaaactcacacaatcaaatccaaaaacaacttACAACTCTACGGATTGTGGGATCGAATATCATTAATTAGTTATGTTAGTTTCTAATTTTTTAGCTATTGTTTCTATGAACATTGTTGTATGCATTGTTAATTGTGTAGCTTAGGAGACATGAGTGTAACTAGTGCTCTTGATAATGAGATTGCCAATTAGTTCTCTAGGGTCATTGATCACCTGTGGCTTATTAGTTTTTGGGAAAATAGACTAAATTGCCAAAACATCACGTCTTGATCAAAACTAGACCCTAAGTAAAGATCTTAGGCCTCCTCATTTGTTGTTAAGGGCTCATTTGCTTGGTGTCTTCCAATTGTATCAAAAGCAATGGTAGAGGAAATGTCCCATCCTTCTCGCAATAAAATTCCATTGTTCTTAGCAATTCGCCTCCCCTTCCCGGGGGTCATGTCAACCATTTGTCCATGTACATACTTCTTTCTTATTCTCATCATTAAACTCTTTCATTCCCATTTCTTTTTGGAATGTTTCTCCTTTAAGTTTAATGATGAATTGCTAAAATTCTTTTGTGGTGATAAACTTGTCATCGTCCATGAACTCAACACAAGTTGCCTCCCTAACATCATTAATGAGACCACCTCCTTCCTAGTTGACCAATGCTTTGTCCACAGGAGGGGGCTCCACTATAGTCCTTGCAGGAGTATCATATTCACTCTTCTCCTCTTGACCTCTTGTACATGCCTCATATCCACTTGTTGAGAATTCAATTGATGGATTCTTTCCTAGTCATAGTTAATGAAGTGGAGTCACTAGTTGGGGGTTTGAGGAATTGATGGAGGTGCAACAAAAGAATTTGCTCCTCCAATATGAGGCAACTTTATACTATCCAAGGAGTTTTTGTATTCATCCAAAAATAATCTAATCTTTAGAATTGGATCATCTACCTCTACATGGGACCCTTTGAATGATGGGTCTTTACCTTTCTTCTAGTGCCTATGCAAACTTGACCTTTGCTCAATTTTCTCTTTTTGTTATCACCTCTTTTTGAGTGTGTTAGTTTCTGATCAAATCCTCCATctcattatatatatgtgtgtgtgtgttctatAGGAGACCCTTACCTCATGGGTGAAATGCCCCAAATCACATTGCCTTGGCCtatctatcttcatcttatatGGCCTTAGGAGATTAATAATTAATTCTAGGCCTTCTTTGGCTACCACTAGGAAGTTTGAGAAAACAAGTGTAAAGGGCATGAAGGAACCTTTCCTAACATTCTTGAGGTGTGTTTTATCTACTCCATTTCTCCAAAAATGCTATTATGTTTGGGACAAATCTTGTCAGTATGTGAGGTGCCATTGGTGCACCATAAACCCTTATCACAATGTTGTTCTTGTAAAAAACTAGACCCCCTAGTTCTAGTTAATCCTTTTCTATGTGACCAAATCCTTGGGCCTAAAAAACCTCTTTACCCTATCTGAATACCTCCAATCTACAACCTCTCCCAAAATCAAAATTTCCTTAACAATGAATTCCTTAAAAATAGTGTAATATGCCTTGTCATAGTGTTTGTCCCAAATGTAGGTCCATTCTTAGACTACCAAAGGCTTTTTTCTTTCCTCTAGGGTCTTACCCTCAATTGGGGCTTCCATATCTTTAATGCAGTGAAAATGATGATGTGGTAGAGGAGAGCATAGCATCTGAAATGCACTATGCGAGGATCCTTTTTTATAGTAGTGAGGGATTTGTGGATTGCTTCTAAAAaatatgaggcataatcaaatgtcctATTTTTCTCATGTTTGTAAATCAACAACAAGGACAAACAACAAGGACAAGTAGATGAGTTGGCATTCTATACTTAATCTATGCCTAGTACTTGAAACAATGCAACATAGGTTTTGCTGAAGTAATCTTCAAAGATGTCATGGCAGAAGGGCTCATGCATTTGATCAGTGAGT
The nucleotide sequence above comes from Cryptomeria japonica chromosome 11, Sugi_1.0, whole genome shotgun sequence. Encoded proteins:
- the LOC131068360 gene encoding histone H4, which encodes MSGRGKGGKGLGKGGAKRHRKVLRDNIQGITKPAIRRLARRGGVKRISGLIYEETRGVLKIFLENVIRDAVTYTEHARRKTVTAMDVVYALKRQGRTLYGFGG